One window from the genome of Sandaracinaceae bacterium encodes:
- a CDS encoding NADP-dependent oxidoreductase has product MSDENLQICLASRPKGAPSTGDFDVRRGPKPSPGEGELLLRTRYLSLDPYMRGRMSDAPSYAEPVPVGGVMVGGTVSVVEESRHPDFQAGDHVLAMSGWQTYAVSNGEGLRKLELPEDRLSLALGALGMPGFTAWWGLNRIGEPKEGETLVVAAATGPVGSMVGQLAKRAGLRTVGVAGGPEKCAYAVDELGFDVCVDHRSEGFAAALGEACPDGIDVYFENVGGKVLEAVMPLLNPHARVPLCGLVAHYNATSLPEGPDRTPLLLGLLLRKKIRMQGFIIADHFDQFGAFAKDVAPAVLSGEVKVREDVVEGLESAPEAFIGMLSGKNFGKLVVAVR; this is encoded by the coding sequence ATGAGTGACGAGAACCTCCAGATCTGCCTCGCGTCCCGCCCCAAGGGCGCTCCGAGCACCGGCGACTTCGACGTCCGTCGCGGCCCCAAGCCGAGCCCCGGTGAGGGAGAGCTGTTGCTCCGGACTCGCTATCTCTCCCTCGACCCGTACATGCGCGGCCGCATGAGCGACGCGCCGTCGTACGCGGAGCCCGTTCCGGTAGGCGGGGTGATGGTCGGCGGGACGGTCAGCGTCGTGGAGGAGAGCCGCCACCCCGACTTCCAGGCGGGCGATCACGTGCTCGCGATGAGCGGTTGGCAGACCTACGCGGTCTCGAACGGGGAGGGGCTGCGCAAGCTGGAGCTCCCCGAGGATCGCCTGTCGCTCGCGCTCGGCGCGCTCGGCATGCCGGGGTTCACCGCGTGGTGGGGGCTGAACCGGATCGGGGAGCCGAAGGAGGGCGAGACCCTCGTCGTCGCCGCGGCCACCGGGCCGGTGGGCTCGATGGTCGGTCAGCTCGCCAAGCGGGCTGGGCTGCGCACGGTCGGCGTCGCGGGCGGGCCGGAGAAGTGCGCCTACGCGGTGGACGAGCTCGGGTTCGATGTCTGCGTCGATCATCGCTCGGAGGGCTTCGCGGCGGCGCTCGGCGAGGCGTGCCCCGACGGCATCGACGTCTACTTCGAGAACGTCGGCGGCAAGGTGCTCGAGGCGGTGATGCCGCTCCTCAACCCGCACGCGCGCGTGCCGCTCTGCGGGCTCGTCGCGCACTACAACGCGACGTCGCTGCCCGAGGGGCCCGACCGCACGCCGCTGCTGCTCGGGCTGCTGCTGCGGAAGAAGATCCGGATGCAGGGCTTCATCATCGCCGATCACTTCGACCAGTTCGGCGCGTTCGCCAAGGACGTCGCGCCGGCGGTGCTCAGCGGCGAGGTGAAGGTGCGCGAGGACGTCGTCGAGGGCCTCGAGAGCGCGCCCGAGGCCTTCATCGGCATGCTGTCGGGGAAGAACTTCGGGAAGCTCGTGGTGGCGGTGCGCTGA
- a CDS encoding TIGR02147 family protein, whose protein sequence is MAKRSQIDVFAYLDYRAYLRDYYLEQKARGRGFSYRAFSRSAKLRSPNYLKLVIDGERNLTVPMAERFGRACGLDDEEREFFVDLVTFGQAGTNAEREACYQKITGFRRYRSAQALDVAQDAYHSKWYLPAIRELAARRDFDEDPAWIASRLRPKISKREAKKGLAILLELGLLGRDDEGHVVQSDPLVSTGSEASGVHVVRYHRAMLERASESIDLFRGGERDISSLTLCLGVDGLARLKERIQRFRRELLELSALEDEPEQVVQINFQVFPLSSRPDQESDR, encoded by the coding sequence ATGGCGAAGCGCAGCCAGATCGACGTCTTCGCGTACCTCGACTATCGGGCCTACCTGCGCGACTACTATCTCGAGCAGAAGGCGCGTGGACGAGGCTTCTCGTACCGCGCCTTCAGCCGCAGCGCGAAGCTTCGCTCGCCGAACTACTTGAAGCTCGTCATCGACGGCGAGCGCAACCTGACCGTCCCGATGGCCGAGCGCTTCGGCCGCGCGTGTGGGCTGGACGACGAGGAGCGCGAGTTCTTCGTCGACCTCGTGACCTTCGGGCAGGCCGGCACGAACGCCGAGCGCGAGGCCTGCTACCAGAAGATCACCGGGTTCCGTCGCTATCGGAGCGCGCAGGCGCTCGACGTCGCGCAAGACGCCTACCACTCCAAGTGGTACCTGCCGGCCATCCGCGAGCTGGCGGCGCGACGCGACTTCGACGAAGACCCAGCCTGGATCGCGTCGAGGCTCCGACCGAAGATCAGCAAACGCGAGGCGAAGAAGGGGCTCGCGATCCTGCTCGAGCTCGGGCTCCTCGGTCGGGATGACGAGGGGCACGTCGTGCAATCGGATCCGCTCGTCTCCACCGGGTCGGAGGCTTCGGGCGTGCACGTGGTCCGCTACCATCGCGCGATGCTCGAGCGCGCCTCGGAGTCCATCGACTTGTTCCGTGGCGGCGAGCGCGACATCTCGTCGTTGACGCTCTGCCTCGGCGTCGACGGCCTCGCGCGCCTCAAGGAGCGGATCCAGCGCTTTCGTCGCGAGCTCCTCGAGCTGTCGGCGCTCGAGGACGAACCGGAGCAAGTGGTGCAGATCAACTTTCAGGTGTTTCCTCTCTCGTCGCGACCGGACCAGGAGAGTGATCGATGA
- a CDS encoding FG-GAP-like repeat-containing protein, whose amino-acid sequence MIRWSTCALVASMVAVPSWARAQWGGFVDVSAEREVTRYDFEGAAGSNENYYDGDFGDFDGDGRIDRAIISRYGLLWNAGDGIFVPVSSQRDATTRPNSRPSLTGYAFGDEARIGNDAVQWVDLDGDGDLDVVQGGNGEPFVVQMNRGGRFTVTQRLSASAVQIVTTDLERDGDADLLVACWFAGGPADFTVFVNDGRGELTDETAARGLDIGARQIIGLASGDVDGDGDFDVLAVSREAGQLWIFSNDGAGSFTRREVDVAGRFRVTSGFAQTLSLGDIDGDGDLDAIMATDDYVGSSSVVGHLAFVNDGSGGFTEEAGSRFVAAGGVTGRLVGANGKLLDVDYDGDLDFLAFTDLAGPPLNFQLYLNDGDGVFTWSREGVPAFGAGRPSSVGADTDVADLNGDGTYDVWVGIGGGQVTHLENTWRDPSGLPADVPRDVRVEGAEGGAITLSWSPPPFAATARHYIVHRSLAAGRERRDRERLRVVGLTAFEDEGFSAPLGGRSASALLDDAVSWRDGRVQFRDEDIEPGVRYFYSVSHVGPENAQSAPSGEVSGQVSAPSGADERAPRLQIVSPTTESWASSVRLVVTHADASGIDAASLSLTLDVDAAGAPAGTNLAERALVRQGDVTIAWVSGLPVGPVELVARVADAAGNVAESRRTFAVVVEPGAAPSLSASGSAASGAAPLDVALEASGSAGGEVLRWEWDFGDGATAIGRRARHRYATEGRYTATVRAIDHTGASGTATVEIQVAPCETSCGPPDAGPPGDDAAAGVDGGGGDDDRVPARGGCSASGGARPIAWSLWVLALWAWRRR is encoded by the coding sequence ATGATCCGCTGGAGCACGTGCGCCCTGGTGGCCTCGATGGTGGCGGTGCCCAGCTGGGCGCGCGCGCAGTGGGGGGGCTTCGTGGACGTCTCGGCAGAGCGCGAGGTGACGCGCTACGACTTCGAGGGCGCCGCGGGATCGAACGAGAACTACTACGACGGTGACTTCGGAGACTTCGACGGGGACGGTCGCATCGACCGCGCGATCATCTCCCGCTACGGGCTGCTGTGGAACGCCGGCGATGGCATTTTCGTGCCCGTCTCCAGTCAGCGTGACGCCACCACCCGCCCGAACAGTCGGCCGAGCCTGACGGGATACGCGTTCGGCGACGAGGCCCGCATCGGCAACGACGCGGTGCAGTGGGTGGACCTGGACGGCGACGGGGACCTCGACGTGGTGCAAGGCGGCAACGGCGAGCCCTTCGTCGTACAGATGAACCGGGGCGGACGCTTCACGGTCACGCAGCGCCTGAGCGCGAGCGCGGTGCAGATCGTCACGACCGACCTCGAGCGCGACGGCGACGCCGACCTGCTCGTCGCCTGCTGGTTCGCGGGCGGTCCAGCCGACTTCACCGTCTTCGTGAACGACGGCCGCGGCGAGCTGACGGACGAGACCGCCGCGCGCGGACTCGACATCGGCGCGCGCCAGATCATCGGGCTCGCGAGCGGCGACGTGGACGGCGACGGCGACTTCGACGTGCTGGCGGTCAGCCGAGAGGCGGGCCAGCTCTGGATCTTCTCCAACGACGGCGCAGGCAGCTTCACGCGGCGCGAGGTCGACGTGGCCGGGCGCTTCCGCGTCACCTCGGGCTTCGCCCAGACCTTGTCGCTCGGCGACATCGACGGGGACGGCGATCTCGACGCGATCATGGCGACGGACGACTACGTGGGGAGCTCGTCCGTGGTGGGGCACCTCGCGTTCGTCAACGACGGGTCTGGCGGGTTCACGGAGGAGGCCGGCTCACGTTTCGTCGCGGCGGGAGGCGTGACCGGGCGCCTGGTGGGCGCGAACGGGAAGCTGCTCGACGTCGACTACGACGGTGACCTCGACTTCCTCGCCTTCACCGACCTCGCGGGACCGCCGCTCAACTTCCAGCTCTACCTCAACGACGGCGACGGCGTCTTCACGTGGTCCCGCGAGGGGGTGCCGGCGTTCGGCGCCGGGCGGCCGAGCAGCGTGGGCGCCGACACGGACGTCGCGGATCTGAACGGAGACGGGACCTACGACGTCTGGGTCGGCATCGGCGGCGGGCAGGTCACGCACCTCGAGAACACCTGGCGAGACCCGAGCGGCCTGCCCGCCGACGTACCCAGGGACGTCCGGGTCGAGGGGGCGGAGGGTGGCGCGATCACGCTCAGCTGGTCGCCCCCGCCGTTCGCCGCCACGGCGCGGCACTACATCGTCCATCGGTCCCTCGCCGCGGGGCGCGAGCGGCGGGATCGAGAGCGTCTGCGCGTGGTCGGGCTGACCGCATTCGAAGACGAGGGCTTCAGCGCGCCGCTCGGCGGGCGGTCCGCGTCCGCGCTGCTGGACGACGCGGTGAGCTGGCGCGACGGGCGCGTCCAGTTTCGCGACGAGGACATCGAGCCGGGGGTCCGGTACTTCTACTCCGTGTCGCACGTGGGCCCCGAGAACGCGCAGAGCGCACCGAGCGGCGAGGTGTCGGGGCAGGTCTCGGCGCCGAGCGGCGCGGACGAGCGAGCCCCACGGCTCCAGATCGTCTCACCGACGACCGAGTCCTGGGCCTCCTCGGTCCGCCTGGTGGTCACGCACGCCGACGCGAGCGGGATCGACGCCGCCTCGCTCTCGCTGACGCTCGACGTGGACGCGGCGGGCGCGCCGGCGGGGACCAACCTCGCGGAGCGCGCGTTGGTCCGTCAGGGTGACGTGACGATCGCGTGGGTGTCGGGGCTCCCGGTCGGACCGGTCGAGCTCGTCGCGCGCGTGGCGGACGCGGCGGGCAACGTCGCCGAATCGCGCCGCACCTTCGCCGTGGTCGTCGAGCCCGGAGCGGCGCCCTCTCTCTCGGCCAGCGGATCTGCGGCTTCGGGCGCCGCGCCCCTGGACGTCGCGCTCGAGGCGTCCGGGTCGGCCGGTGGGGAGGTCCTCCGCTGGGAGTGGGACTTCGGGGACGGCGCCACCGCCATCGGTCGGCGCGCGCGACATCGGTACGCGACCGAGGGGCGCTACACGGCCACCGTTCGAGCCATCGATCACACTGGCGCGAGCGGCACGGCGACGGTCGAGATCCAGGTCGCTCCCTGCGAGACCTCTTGCGGGCCGCCCGATGCGGGACCGCCGGGCGACGACGCGGCGGCGGGCGTCGACGGGGGGGGAGGCGACGATGACCGCGTGCCCGCGCGGGGCGGCTGCTCGGCCTCGGGCGGCGCTCGTCCGATCGCCTGGTCGCTCTGGGTGCTGGCGCTCTGGGCCTGGAGGCGCCGCTGA
- a CDS encoding PKD domain-containing protein, whose translation MRVYIVALALLVPVEASAQNLPPVARLSASVDEPLVGEVVTFSAAGSFDPDESPSPLAARWEFDDGQSADGLEVSHAFLAAGAYRVRVTVDDGEARAEAGLTVFVLAPPTTRSVSAGAIAWHDGRVFVADPIGGAVWALEPESGELSRRDVCERPTHVAAHTSPEGSRVLVACEGGLLSLDGEVVISARGGVRSVASSGVHTLAATASGALVLLDATLSERARLSVGDVDAIAIAGDRAWAAVFLTRAPEMAARIVEIDLGLGELVATHRLDRDRSDDTPSSGGGVVNLLSALAVTPSGDTLWVGATKSNTGRGEWLDGRPLTPENRTRGLLAPLTLPGGRDAAELRIDTNDAGRVSALALTERGRFAFALHPGIGALSVYDLAAATLYRGGDPGATVPFEARLELGDTPDAILLRGERLFVRLREALAIVVVDVSTPSRPAVAGRFGYGPDPRPADVAWGARLFASSRPPVHSRGGYIACTGCHPGGGHDGRTWDFTQSGEGLRNTIDLRGRGGLLDGPLHWTANFDEVQDFENDIVHGFGGAGLAADGLPPHPPDGPPNAGRSEALDALAAYVSSLDVAPVSPFESDDAVARGRAVFFDPEVGCARCHAGARFTDSSFDAPIRHDVGTLRPSSGARLGAPLDGLDTPSLIGVWASAPYLHDGRAESLLAVLTTHNESDRHGATSHLEPAALADLVAFLRSLDEPAAGIAGTCGVSRTARGSSLLAPLLLCALLALRPCRAR comes from the coding sequence ATGCGAGTATACATCGTCGCGCTCGCGCTCCTCGTCCCCGTGGAGGCCTCGGCCCAGAACCTCCCGCCGGTCGCGCGGCTCTCCGCCAGCGTCGACGAGCCGCTCGTGGGCGAGGTGGTGACCTTCTCCGCCGCGGGCTCGTTCGACCCGGACGAGAGCCCCTCTCCGCTCGCCGCGCGCTGGGAGTTCGACGACGGCCAGAGCGCGGACGGTCTCGAGGTCAGCCACGCGTTCCTCGCCGCGGGCGCCTACCGCGTGCGGGTGACGGTAGACGACGGGGAGGCGCGCGCCGAGGCGGGGCTGACCGTGTTCGTGCTCGCTCCGCCCACCACGCGGTCGGTGAGCGCGGGGGCGATCGCGTGGCACGACGGTCGCGTGTTCGTGGCCGACCCGATCGGCGGCGCGGTCTGGGCGCTCGAGCCGGAGTCGGGGGAGCTGTCCCGTCGTGACGTGTGCGAGCGCCCCACTCACGTGGCCGCGCACACATCCCCCGAGGGCTCTCGCGTGTTGGTGGCGTGCGAGGGCGGGCTGCTCTCCCTCGACGGCGAGGTCGTGATCTCGGCGCGCGGGGGAGTCCGCAGCGTCGCGTCCAGCGGGGTGCACACCCTCGCGGCCACGGCGAGCGGAGCGCTCGTCCTGCTGGACGCCACACTCTCGGAGCGAGCGCGGCTGTCGGTCGGAGACGTGGACGCGATCGCCATCGCCGGAGACCGCGCCTGGGCGGCCGTCTTCCTCACGCGGGCCCCGGAGATGGCGGCGCGGATCGTGGAGATCGATCTCGGGCTCGGGGAGTTGGTGGCCACCCACCGCTTGGACCGCGACCGGAGCGACGACACCCCCAGCTCGGGCGGCGGCGTGGTGAATCTGCTCTCCGCCCTCGCGGTGACGCCCAGCGGCGACACCCTCTGGGTCGGCGCGACCAAGTCCAACACGGGGCGGGGCGAGTGGCTCGACGGTCGCCCACTGACTCCGGAGAACCGCACCCGAGGCCTGCTGGCGCCGCTCACCCTCCCCGGAGGTCGAGACGCGGCCGAGCTTCGCATCGACACCAACGACGCCGGCCGCGTCAGCGCGCTGGCGCTGACCGAACGAGGGCGGTTCGCGTTCGCGCTCCACCCGGGCATCGGCGCGCTCTCGGTCTACGATCTCGCGGCGGCGACCCTCTATCGGGGCGGCGACCCCGGGGCCACGGTGCCGTTCGAGGCGAGGCTCGAGCTGGGCGACACGCCGGACGCGATCCTGTTGCGGGGGGAGAGGCTCTTCGTGAGGCTCCGTGAGGCGCTCGCGATCGTGGTGGTCGACGTGTCGACCCCGTCCCGACCCGCCGTCGCTGGGCGCTTCGGCTACGGCCCCGACCCGCGCCCGGCGGACGTCGCGTGGGGGGCGCGTCTGTTCGCCTCCAGCCGCCCCCCGGTCCACTCGCGAGGTGGCTACATCGCGTGCACCGGCTGTCACCCCGGCGGCGGTCACGACGGCCGGACGTGGGACTTCACGCAATCGGGCGAGGGGCTCCGGAACACGATCGATCTGCGCGGCCGCGGGGGCTTGCTCGACGGTCCGCTGCACTGGACAGCCAACTTCGACGAGGTCCAGGACTTCGAGAACGACATCGTGCACGGGTTCGGCGGCGCCGGGCTCGCGGCCGACGGCCTCCCGCCCCACCCGCCCGACGGACCGCCGAACGCGGGTCGCAGTGAGGCGCTGGACGCGCTCGCCGCCTACGTGTCCAGCCTCGACGTGGCCCCGGTCAGCCCCTTCGAGTCGGACGACGCCGTGGCACGAGGGAGAGCCGTCTTCTTCGATCCGGAGGTCGGGTGCGCGCGCTGTCACGCCGGGGCGCGGTTCACCGACTCGAGCTTCGACGCCCCCATACGTCACGACGTGGGCACCCTGCGGCCCTCCAGCGGCGCGCGGCTCGGGGCTCCGCTCGACGGGCTGGACACCCCCTCTCTGATAGGCGTCTGGGCGAGCGCACCGTACCTGCACGATGGGCGCGCAGAGAGCCTGCTCGCGGTGTTGACGACGCACAACGAGAGCGATCGTCACGGCGCGACCTCACACCTCGAGCCCGCGGCGCTCGCGGACCTGGTCGCGTTCCTGCGAAGCCTGGACGAGCCAGCGGCCGGGATCGCGGGGACGTGCGGCGTCTCCCGAACGGCGCGCGGCTCGTCGTTGCTCGCGCCGCTGCTGCTGTGCGCTCTGCTGGCGCTCAGACCTTGCCGCGCTCGATGA
- a CDS encoding response regulator translates to MDGANDLHFGRVLAVDDDPHVLRLLARMLARFAGEVVSASTCDEGLSVLRDGGVDLLVIDVHLGERNGVELARAAATLHPVPPVVAVTGAASPEDGLMLGRAGVAQLLQKPFTIEHLRDALAQLEPPRPVELEAIIRRSVGVRPMPEVLDAVRRSMVNEALARTQHTKSHAASLLGISRQHLSKIIERGKV, encoded by the coding sequence GTGGACGGGGCGAACGACCTGCATTTCGGAAGAGTCCTGGCAGTCGACGACGACCCGCATGTTCTGCGGCTGCTCGCACGTATGCTCGCGCGTTTCGCGGGAGAGGTCGTGTCGGCCTCCACCTGTGACGAGGGGCTCTCGGTCCTGCGTGATGGCGGGGTGGATCTGCTCGTGATCGACGTCCACCTGGGGGAGCGAAACGGCGTCGAGCTGGCCCGCGCGGCCGCGACCCTGCACCCGGTCCCCCCGGTCGTCGCCGTGACCGGCGCGGCGTCTCCGGAGGACGGGCTCATGCTCGGGCGGGCCGGGGTCGCGCAGCTCCTGCAGAAGCCCTTCACCATCGAGCACCTCCGCGACGCGCTCGCGCAGCTCGAGCCGCCGCGCCCGGTGGAGCTCGAGGCGATCATCCGGCGCAGCGTGGGCGTCCGCCCCATGCCCGAGGTGCTCGACGCCGTCCGGCGCTCGATGGTCAACGAGGCCCTCGCCCGCACCCAGCACACCAAGTCGCACGCGGCGAGCCTGCTCGGCATCAGCCGTCAGCACCTCTCGAAGATCATCGAGCGCGGCAAGGTCTGA
- a CDS encoding glycosyltransferase family 2 protein, with product MEIFVIGVYLLTLTILAVYGFHRGQLVYLYWKHRKRAPKPPRKFEELPVVTVQLPMFNELYVAERLMESVASLEYPKDKLEIQVLDDSTDETVSIAKAKVEELVERGYRAVYLHRTDRTGYKAGALEEGVKVASGDYLLVFDADFVPTPTIITDLVHHFTDENVGMVQARWGHLNRDYSMLTRVQSMMLDGHFVIEHIARNRSGRFFNFNGTAGMWRKQTIEDAGGWQHDTLTEDMDLSFRAQLAGWRFVYVPDALAPAEIPCEMNSFKTQQFRWAKGSAQTAKKLLPIVLRAKLPLHVKVEALFHLTNNFAYVFLILLALLQLPNMLLREQMNRPELLLLDVPLFAATSGSIVLFYLTTHRALYSNLWEAIRRLPLMMALGIGLSLNNARAVAEGLFGKESEFVRTPKHGVVQKSETWVKKKYKAGKNLYALLEFSFGLYFVATIALAMYIGAWASIPFLVLFMVGFLYVGGLSLYQAR from the coding sequence ATGGAAATCTTCGTCATCGGGGTCTATCTGCTGACCCTCACGATCCTCGCGGTCTACGGCTTCCACCGTGGCCAGCTGGTCTACCTGTACTGGAAGCACCGCAAGCGCGCGCCCAAGCCGCCGCGCAAGTTCGAGGAGCTGCCGGTGGTGACCGTGCAGCTGCCGATGTTCAACGAGCTCTATGTGGCGGAGCGCCTCATGGAGTCCGTGGCCAGCCTCGAGTATCCGAAGGACAAGCTCGAGATCCAGGTGCTCGACGACTCGACCGACGAGACCGTCAGCATCGCGAAGGCCAAGGTCGAGGAGCTCGTCGAGCGCGGCTACCGGGCCGTCTACCTGCACCGCACCGACCGCACCGGCTACAAGGCCGGCGCGCTCGAAGAGGGCGTGAAGGTCGCCTCGGGTGACTACCTCCTGGTGTTCGACGCGGACTTCGTCCCGACCCCGACCATCATCACCGACCTGGTGCACCACTTCACCGACGAGAACGTCGGCATGGTCCAGGCGCGCTGGGGTCACCTCAACCGCGACTACTCGATGCTCACCCGGGTCCAGTCGATGATGCTCGACGGCCACTTCGTCATCGAGCACATCGCGCGCAACCGCTCGGGCCGCTTCTTCAACTTCAACGGCACCGCCGGCATGTGGCGCAAGCAGACCATCGAGGACGCCGGCGGCTGGCAGCACGACACGCTCACCGAGGACATGGACCTCAGCTTCCGCGCGCAGCTCGCGGGCTGGCGCTTCGTCTACGTGCCCGACGCGCTCGCGCCGGCCGAGATCCCCTGCGAGATGAACAGCTTCAAGACCCAGCAGTTCCGCTGGGCCAAGGGCTCGGCGCAGACGGCCAAGAAGCTGCTCCCGATCGTGCTCCGCGCGAAGCTGCCGCTGCACGTGAAGGTCGAGGCGCTCTTCCACCTCACCAACAACTTCGCGTACGTCTTCCTCATCCTGCTCGCGCTCCTGCAGCTGCCGAACATGCTGCTCCGCGAGCAGATGAACCGCCCGGAGCTCCTGCTCCTCGACGTGCCGCTCTTCGCGGCCACGAGCGGCTCGATCGTGCTCTTCTACCTGACCACGCACCGCGCCCTCTACAGCAACCTGTGGGAGGCCATCCGCCGCCTGCCGCTGATGATGGCGCTCGGCATCGGGCTCTCGCTCAACAACGCGCGCGCCGTGGCCGAGGGCCTCTTCGGCAAGGAGAGCGAGTTCGTCCGCACGCCCAAGCACGGCGTCGTCCAGAAGAGCGAGACCTGGGTGAAGAAGAAGTACAAGGCGGGCAAGAACCTCTACGCCCTGCTCGAGTTCTCCTTCGGCCTCTACTTCGTCGCGACCATCGCGCTCGCGATGTACATCGGCGCCTGGGCGTCGATCCCCTTCCTGGTCCTGTTCATGGTCGGCTTCCTCTACGTGGGCGGCCTGTCCCTGTACCAGGCGCGCTGA
- a CDS encoding sigma 54-interacting transcriptional regulator gives MQVDEALHASDHEQLERRIMEVALERTGARHGAILLWDEEAQGLALDFHVVEDLVVTMHDRVMPLRKGRGYNGVAAYAFDTNAPYVCAYGPDDPHYQDYFFDVLSIAAVPIPYQERPIGVLTVSSRRRDAFDDDTVTALSEVAASSAKFLRRAQLHRATKGKGRPFLIKGLSPEWLEVERKMERVAATDAPVLITGESGTGKELTAHAIHFNSPRSAGPFVTVNCAAIPETLLESVLFGHVKGAFTGATADKVGEFAKADGGTLFLDELGELPVPLQAKVLRAVEDGEVQPLGSNAAPLSVDVRFVAATNRDLATMMERGDFRGDLYYRLSVMTMELPPLRRYKHDNLEVMARVFLEQATEKHRRDVRRIDPDALAVLLAYDYPGNVRELKNALEHAVIMARDGVVRAADLPALMHGPRGRHPVKPYPEPAPERVSLAELRERWLAPLEAQYLRDLLARHEGSVRRAAKEAGVNAVTLYRLLDKRGMSRSRG, from the coding sequence ATGCAAGTCGACGAAGCCCTACACGCCAGCGACCACGAGCAGCTCGAGCGGCGCATCATGGAGGTCGCCCTCGAACGGACCGGGGCGCGTCACGGCGCCATCCTCCTCTGGGACGAGGAGGCGCAGGGGCTCGCGCTCGACTTCCACGTGGTCGAGGACCTCGTCGTGACCATGCACGACCGGGTGATGCCGCTGCGCAAGGGGCGCGGGTACAACGGCGTCGCGGCCTACGCGTTCGACACCAACGCGCCTTATGTCTGCGCCTACGGGCCGGACGACCCGCACTACCAGGACTACTTCTTCGATGTGCTGTCCATCGCGGCGGTGCCGATCCCCTATCAGGAGCGGCCGATCGGCGTGCTCACCGTCTCGAGCCGCCGCCGCGACGCCTTCGACGACGACACGGTGACGGCGCTCTCGGAGGTCGCGGCGTCGAGCGCGAAGTTCCTGCGTCGCGCTCAGCTCCACCGCGCCACCAAGGGCAAGGGCCGCCCGTTCCTCATCAAGGGGCTCTCGCCCGAGTGGCTCGAGGTGGAGCGCAAGATGGAGCGGGTCGCCGCGACCGACGCGCCCGTCTTGATCACGGGCGAGAGCGGGACGGGAAAGGAGCTGACGGCCCACGCCATCCACTTCAACAGCCCGCGGAGCGCCGGGCCCTTCGTCACCGTGAACTGCGCGGCCATCCCCGAGACCTTGCTCGAGAGCGTGCTCTTCGGGCACGTCAAGGGCGCGTTCACCGGCGCCACGGCGGACAAGGTGGGTGAGTTCGCCAAGGCCGACGGCGGCACGCTCTTCCTCGACGAGCTGGGCGAGCTCCCCGTGCCGCTCCAGGCGAAGGTGCTGCGCGCGGTGGAGGACGGGGAGGTGCAGCCGCTCGGGAGCAACGCGGCGCCGCTCTCGGTCGACGTGCGCTTCGTCGCGGCGACCAACCGCGACCTCGCGACGATGATGGAGCGCGGCGACTTTCGCGGCGACCTCTACTACCGGCTGAGCGTGATGACGATGGAGCTGCCGCCGCTCCGTCGCTACAAGCACGACAACCTCGAGGTGATGGCGCGCGTCTTCCTGGAGCAGGCGACCGAGAAGCACCGCCGCGACGTGCGCCGCATCGACCCGGACGCGCTCGCGGTCCTGCTCGCCTACGACTACCCCGGCAACGTGCGCGAGCTGAAGAACGCGCTCGAGCACGCGGTGATCATGGCGCGCGACGGAGTGGTGCGCGCCGCGGATCTCCCCGCGCTGATGCACGGGCCGCGCGGTCGCCACCCGGTCAAGCCGTACCCCGAGCCCGCGCCCGAGCGCGTCAGTCTGGCGGAGCTGCGTGAGCGCTGGCTCGCCCCGCTCGAGGCGCAGTACCTCCGCGATCTGCTCGCGCGCCACGAGGGCAGCGTGCGCCGCGCGGCGAAGGAGGCGGGCGTCAACGCGGTCACGCTCTACCGGCTCCTCGACAAGCGCGGCATGAGCCGCTCGCGCGGCTGA
- a CDS encoding DUF1508 domain-containing protein produces the protein MTQPKPLALILVALTALLGGCAMEAATAGGSDSALAGRPYFEVFEAENGDHYFHLSAANHEIILGSQGYDSRSAALGGVLSVLDNGESAHRYEVRTAANGQSYFVLKAGNGRVIGTSELYTTASSARRGAAGVRRNVGEYLDFLANRTGARFDVFEGADGRFYFNLHAGNGEIVLSSQGYAQENSAYNGAFSVAENGLDPDRYEVLEASNGGWYFNVKAANGRVVGTSEVYASRSNAERAVDSVMELCATVDIL, from the coding sequence ATGACCCAGCCCAAGCCCCTCGCCCTGATCCTCGTCGCCCTGACCGCCCTCCTCGGGGGCTGCGCCATGGAGGCCGCCACCGCGGGCGGGTCCGACTCCGCGCTCGCCGGCCGCCCCTACTTCGAGGTCTTCGAGGCGGAGAACGGCGACCACTACTTCCACCTCAGCGCGGCCAACCACGAGATCATCCTGGGCTCGCAGGGCTACGACAGCCGCAGCGCGGCGCTCGGAGGCGTGCTCAGCGTGCTCGACAACGGCGAGAGCGCGCATCGCTACGAGGTGCGCACGGCGGCGAACGGGCAGTCCTACTTCGTGTTGAAGGCGGGCAACGGCCGCGTCATCGGCACGAGCGAGCTCTACACGACCGCGTCCAGCGCCCGCCGCGGCGCGGCCGGCGTGCGCCGCAACGTCGGCGAGTACCTCGACTTCCTCGCGAACCGCACCGGCGCCCGCTTCGACGTCTTCGAGGGCGCGGACGGCCGCTTCTACTTCAACCTCCACGCGGGCAACGGCGAGATCGTGCTCAGCTCGCAGGGCTACGCGCAGGAGAACAGCGCGTACAACGGCGCCTTCAGCGTGGCCGAGAACGGCCTCGACCCCGACCGGTACGAGGTGCTCGAGGCGTCCAACGGCGGCTGGTACTTCAACGTGAAGGCCGCGAACGGCCGCGTCGTCGGCACCAGCGAGGTCTACGCGAGCCGCAGCAACGCCGAGCGCGCCGTCGACTCGGTCATGGAGCTCTGCGCCACCGTCGACATCCTCTGA